Proteins co-encoded in one Paraburkholderia edwinii genomic window:
- the ppsR gene encoding posphoenolpyruvate synthetase regulatory kinase/phosphorylase PpsR, whose product MPPTVFIVSDGTGITAETFAHSILSQFDQKFRLVRVPFVDSTEKAYATLEKINEAGRQEGRRPIVFTTLVNSGSNQIVKDSNALVLDMFQTFVEPLEQELELKSSHAMGRGHQNADTEEYKNRIEAINFSLAHDDGQSNRNLAEADVILVGVSRSGKTPTSLYLAMQYGVKAANYPLIPEDFERAKLPTPLLAHREKMFGLSIDPQRLAEIRNERRPGSKYASIESCRYEINEAEAMMRREGIKWLSSTHKSIEEIATTILQEIRLDRPSY is encoded by the coding sequence ATGCCGCCCACCGTATTCATCGTTTCCGACGGTACCGGGATCACTGCCGAAACCTTCGCGCATTCGATCCTCTCCCAGTTCGACCAGAAATTCCGGCTCGTTCGCGTGCCGTTTGTCGACTCGACGGAAAAAGCCTACGCGACGCTCGAGAAGATCAACGAAGCGGGCCGCCAGGAAGGCCGCCGGCCGATCGTCTTCACGACGCTCGTGAACAGCGGGTCGAACCAGATCGTCAAGGATTCGAATGCGCTCGTGCTCGACATGTTCCAGACTTTCGTCGAGCCGCTCGAGCAGGAACTCGAGCTGAAGTCGAGCCATGCGATGGGCCGCGGGCACCAGAACGCCGACACCGAGGAATACAAGAACCGCATCGAAGCGATCAACTTCTCGCTCGCGCACGACGACGGCCAGTCGAACCGCAATCTCGCCGAAGCCGATGTGATTCTGGTCGGCGTATCGCGCAGCGGCAAGACGCCGACGAGCCTGTACCTCGCGATGCAGTACGGCGTGAAAGCGGCGAACTATCCGCTGATCCCCGAGGACTTCGAACGCGCCAAGCTACCCACGCCGCTGCTTGCGCATCGCGAGAAAATGTTCGGACTGTCGATCGATCCGCAGCGCCTCGCCGAAATCCGCAACGAGCGGCGCCCCGGCAGCAAGTACGCGTCAATCGAGAGTTGCCGCTATGAGATCAACGAAGCGGAAGCGATGATGCGGCGTGAGGGAATCAAGTGGCTGTCGTCGACGCACAAGTCGATCGAAGAAATCGCGACGACGATCCTGCAGGAAATCAGGCTCGACCGGCCTTCTTACTGA